A genomic window from Corynebacterium fournieri includes:
- a CDS encoding TetR family transcriptional regulator has translation MQLTRERITEAALAILGDYGLADVSMRRVANSLGVAPGALYWHIANKQELIGFMAEAIVQPLVDGAVPDPARLSSELREALLSVRDGAEVVVAAVSQPDSLVRQSLETRFSASVRAVLADADEQENVRVAARGLLHLTLGDAAVQQSAAQLAQATGAAPRTDGSAEHAAAVGFLLDGLKRSV, from the coding sequence ATGCAACTAACCCGCGAGCGCATCACCGAGGCCGCGTTGGCCATCCTCGGTGATTACGGTCTCGCGGACGTGTCCATGCGCCGCGTGGCCAACTCGTTGGGGGTCGCACCCGGCGCGTTGTACTGGCACATCGCTAACAAGCAGGAGCTCATCGGCTTCATGGCGGAGGCCATCGTGCAGCCGCTTGTCGACGGCGCGGTGCCCGACCCCGCACGCCTCAGCAGCGAGCTGCGCGAGGCGCTGTTGTCGGTGCGCGACGGCGCCGAGGTGGTTGTCGCCGCCGTGAGCCAGCCCGATTCGCTCGTGCGGCAGTCCTTGGAAACGCGGTTTTCCGCCTCGGTGAGGGCCGTTTTGGCTGATGCAGACGAGCAGGAGAATGTGCGCGTCGCAGCCCGAGGGCTGCTGCACCTCACGCTCGGCGACGCCGCCGTCCAACAGTCCGCCGCGCAACTTGCGCAGGCCACTGGAGCCGCACCCCGCACCGACGGTTCCGCCGAACACGCAGCGGCAGTGGGGTTCTTGCTCGACGGGCTGAAGCGAAGCGTCTGA
- the glgX gene encoding glycogen debranching protein GlgX: MSETIVWPGSAYPLGSTFDGAGTNFALFSSVAEKVELCLIDDEGAETRIPLEEVDNHVWHAYLPGVSPGQRYGYRVHGPWDPAAGKRCDPNKLLVDPYARAFDGEFDQHSSLFSYDVHAEEPGTGRNEEDSLGHTMLSVVINPFFDWGDDRAPKIPEEESVIYECHVKGMTQTHPGIPEQLRGTYAGMAHPVMVDYLTDLGVTAIELLPVHQFLQDDRLRDLGLRNYWGYNTFGFFAPENNYASSTAPGDAVAEFKQMVRAYHEAGIEIILDVVYNHTAEGNHMGPTIAFRGIDNEAYYRLVDEDKFHYMDYTGTGNSFNVRYPHSLQLIMDSLRYWVTDMHVDGFRFDLASTLAREFSDVDRLATFFDLVQQDPVVSQVKLIAEPWDVGEGGYQVGNFPALWSEWNGKYRDTMRDFWRGEDSTLGEFASRLTGSSDLYQHNGRRPTASINFITAHDGFTLNDLVSYNDKHNEANGEDNRDGEGHNRSWNCGVEGETDDAEVLELRARQRRNFLTTLLLSQGTPMLAHGDEIARTQGGNNNVYCQDNEISWMDWSLLETSADLLDFTRRLIELRREHPVFRRRRFLAGGALGDEEHGREIAWLTPGCTLMSQDDWNAPFGRALMVFLDGEAIAEPDARGQRVVDDSFLLMFNAHFEDIDFTVPDAAFGDEWEVLVDTTAALGVREDQEPVQPGTSVTVGQRSTVVLRRTQPPAGEGNSEADK, encoded by the coding sequence ATGAGTGAGACCATCGTCTGGCCCGGTTCCGCATACCCGCTCGGCTCCACCTTCGACGGCGCAGGCACAAACTTCGCGCTGTTTTCCAGCGTCGCGGAAAAAGTGGAACTGTGCCTGATCGACGACGAGGGTGCAGAGACCCGCATTCCGCTCGAAGAGGTGGACAACCACGTCTGGCACGCATACCTGCCGGGAGTGAGCCCGGGCCAGCGCTACGGTTACCGCGTCCACGGGCCGTGGGACCCGGCCGCCGGCAAACGTTGCGACCCGAACAAGTTGCTCGTGGACCCGTACGCGCGCGCCTTCGACGGCGAGTTCGACCAGCACTCCTCCCTGTTCTCCTACGACGTGCACGCAGAGGAGCCGGGCACGGGCCGCAACGAAGAAGACTCGCTGGGCCACACCATGCTGTCGGTGGTGATCAACCCGTTTTTTGATTGGGGAGACGACCGCGCGCCGAAGATCCCGGAGGAAGAATCCGTCATCTACGAGTGCCACGTCAAAGGCATGACCCAGACCCACCCGGGCATTCCGGAGCAGCTGCGCGGCACGTACGCCGGCATGGCTCACCCGGTGATGGTGGACTACCTCACCGACTTAGGCGTGACCGCCATCGAACTGCTGCCGGTGCATCAGTTCCTCCAGGACGACCGCCTGCGCGACCTGGGCCTGCGCAACTACTGGGGCTACAACACGTTCGGCTTTTTCGCCCCGGAGAACAACTACGCCTCCTCCACCGCTCCGGGCGATGCGGTGGCGGAGTTCAAGCAGATGGTGCGCGCCTACCACGAAGCGGGCATCGAGATCATCTTGGACGTGGTATACAACCACACCGCAGAGGGCAACCACATGGGCCCCACCATCGCGTTTCGCGGCATTGACAACGAGGCCTACTACCGCCTGGTGGACGAGGACAAGTTCCACTACATGGACTACACCGGCACCGGTAACTCCTTTAATGTGCGCTACCCGCACTCGCTGCAGCTGATCATGGATTCGTTGCGCTACTGGGTCACGGACATGCACGTCGATGGCTTCCGCTTCGACTTGGCGTCCACCCTCGCCCGCGAGTTTTCGGATGTGGACCGCCTCGCCACCTTCTTCGACCTTGTGCAGCAAGACCCCGTGGTCAGCCAGGTCAAGCTCATCGCCGAACCGTGGGACGTCGGCGAAGGCGGATACCAGGTGGGCAACTTCCCCGCGCTGTGGAGCGAGTGGAACGGAAAGTACCGCGACACCATGCGCGACTTCTGGCGCGGCGAGGATTCCACCTTGGGCGAGTTCGCCTCGCGCCTGACCGGGTCGTCGGATTTGTACCAGCACAACGGCCGCCGCCCCACCGCCTCAATCAACTTCATCACTGCTCACGACGGCTTCACCCTCAACGACCTGGTCAGCTACAACGACAAGCACAACGAGGCCAACGGCGAGGACAACCGCGACGGCGAGGGCCACAACCGATCCTGGAACTGCGGTGTGGAAGGCGAAACGGACGACGCGGAGGTGCTCGAGCTGCGCGCGCGCCAGCGCCGCAACTTCCTCACCACCCTTCTGCTGTCCCAGGGCACCCCGATGCTCGCCCACGGCGACGAGATCGCCCGCACGCAGGGCGGCAACAACAACGTCTACTGCCAGGACAACGAAATTTCCTGGATGGACTGGTCGCTGCTGGAAACGTCCGCGGACCTGCTCGACTTCACCCGCCGCCTCATCGAGCTGCGCCGCGAGCACCCGGTGTTCCGCCGCCGCCGATTCCTCGCCGGAGGCGCCCTCGGCGACGAGGAGCACGGCCGCGAGATCGCCTGGCTGACTCCGGGGTGCACGTTGATGTCGCAGGACGATTGGAACGCCCCATTCGGTCGCGCCTTGATGGTCTTCCTCGACGGCGAAGCCATCGCCGAGCCGGACGCACGCGGCCAGCGCGTGGTGGACGATTCCTTCTTGCTCATGTTCAACGCCCATTTCGAGGACATCGACTTCACGGTCCCGGACGCGGCGTTCGGCGACGAGTGGGAAGTTTTGGTCGACACCACCGCCGCACTCGGCGTGCGCGAGGACCAAGAGCCGGTGCAGCCGGGCACGTCCGTTACCGTCGGCCAGCGCTCAACTGTGGTGCTGCGCCGCACTCAACCACCAGCAGGCGAAGGAAATTCGGAGGCCGATAAGTAA
- a CDS encoding exonuclease domain-containing protein, which produces MITAHGATLTVTNEELTLTPTSLAASLRGDSASRSVAIADIAGTTPTPGDAWTGSRVDIDAGAEALTVLFVPGDDQGPAQLLQLLDDAKRGDAPATSAVAGAAGIPGFSFVGFDVETANRRWGSICQIGLVKIIDGEEVDRVSWLCKPPASLAQFEEGNVAIHGITEQDVADAPDVQDCIADMVTFVGDLPLVAHNAQFDASALRDACLACGIDTPKMLFACTLAQARATKLDVANHRLPTLAEHFGTSLDNHHDACEDAAACAGVMVGLARQAGHTGSLMSFVHDSGFTLGSIDETRVTPVLRDRSGAGRAMQAQNAAQGGVAAAVGATAAPRGSNQAGPAKQTSQSKSSKPAPWQSVATPDTVPEPNPDADPNAPLYGEHVTLTGEFEPHDKGELWAKIAQQGAQVGKNVTKKTTLLVVGEWATVTSKEKRARELQDKGQDIQIWQAAKLFEALGLDEQPPF; this is translated from the coding sequence ATGATCACCGCGCACGGCGCGACCCTGACTGTGACCAATGAGGAGCTGACCCTCACGCCTACTTCTCTGGCTGCTTCACTGCGCGGCGATAGCGCCAGCCGCTCGGTCGCCATCGCCGACATCGCCGGCACCACGCCCACCCCGGGCGACGCGTGGACCGGCTCGCGCGTGGACATCGACGCCGGTGCCGAGGCACTCACGGTGTTGTTTGTTCCTGGCGACGACCAGGGTCCTGCGCAGCTGCTGCAGCTTCTCGACGACGCAAAGCGCGGCGACGCCCCGGCCACCTCCGCCGTGGCTGGCGCAGCGGGCATTCCGGGTTTTTCCTTCGTCGGCTTCGACGTGGAGACCGCTAACCGCCGCTGGGGTTCCATCTGCCAGATCGGTTTGGTCAAAATCATCGACGGCGAAGAGGTCGACCGCGTGTCTTGGCTGTGCAAGCCGCCGGCCTCGCTCGCCCAGTTCGAAGAGGGCAACGTGGCCATCCACGGCATTACCGAGCAGGACGTCGCCGACGCCCCGGACGTGCAGGACTGCATCGCCGACATGGTGACATTCGTCGGCGACTTGCCGCTGGTGGCCCACAACGCCCAGTTCGACGCCTCCGCGCTGCGCGACGCCTGCCTGGCCTGCGGCATCGATACGCCAAAGATGCTCTTCGCCTGCACCCTGGCCCAGGCCCGCGCGACCAAGCTGGACGTGGCCAATCACCGCCTGCCCACCCTGGCGGAGCACTTCGGCACCTCCTTGGACAACCACCACGACGCCTGCGAGGACGCAGCTGCCTGCGCCGGCGTGATGGTGGGCCTGGCGCGGCAGGCTGGCCACACCGGCAGCCTGATGAGCTTCGTGCACGACTCCGGGTTCACTCTCGGCTCCATCGATGAGACGCGCGTGACCCCGGTGCTGCGCGACCGCTCCGGCGCGGGCCGCGCGATGCAGGCGCAAAACGCCGCCCAGGGCGGTGTCGCCGCCGCCGTCGGGGCCACCGCAGCGCCGCGTGGATCCAATCAGGCTGGCCCGGCGAAGCAGACGTCGCAAAGCAAAAGCTCCAAGCCCGCCCCCTGGCAGTCCGTGGCGACGCCGGACACGGTGCCGGAGCCGAACCCGGACGCAGACCCGAACGCGCCACTTTACGGCGAGCATGTCACGCTCACCGGCGAATTCGAGCCCCACGACAAGGGCGAGCTGTGGGCCAAGATTGCGCAGCAAGGCGCGCAGGTGGGCAAAAACGTGACCAAGAAGACCACCTTGCTGGTGGTGGGCGAATGGGCCACGGTGACCTCGAAGGAAAAGCGGGCCCGCGAGCTGCAGGACAAGGGCCAAGACATTCAGATCTGGCAGGCGGCAAAGCTCTTCGAAGCGCTCGGTTTGGACGAGCAACCGCCGTTTTAA
- the treY gene encoding malto-oligosyltrehalose synthase, with translation MKRPITSTYRLQLRGPRADEQGRTFGFAEAAELVPYLADLGVSHLYLSPIFAAAPESNHNYDVIDPTVVNPELGGIDGLRLLARTAHDAGLGLVVDIVPNHLGVEVPRRNRWWWDVLTHGQSSEYARFFDIDWAADNGADGKLGLPVLGAPGDTDALHLEHIDGEDVLTYYDHVFPLCPGTYTDLNDDPAAVHERQHYRLMYWRDGIISYRRFFSINGLAGVRQEDEDVFDATHVKLGELVREGLIDGVRVDHPDGLTDPFGYLTRLRELVGHDTWLIVEKILAVDEPLDPRLGIDGTTGYDALREFDGIFVRPDSAEALGETARHYSGSTWDARAVEESEWALKARVAEEELAAEVRRLVRAVRRDTLTTAARQVSDAQVSEVLVELISRMPVYRADYRSLSRVGATVVAQLAQATSQPAALDIVAAALAAHGEAAQRFAQVCGAVMAKGVEDTLFYRACRLVALQEVGGAPGRFGVSPAEFHLLQDERARLWPRSMTALTTHDTKRSEDTRARMLCIAEVPGEFAQLVRDVFALASPPDHATGYFLIQNLLGAWPRNGEVTSEFVDRMKAYAVKAAREADVLTSWYDNDLDYEAQLTEWIGQITHGPAARMLADFALTLDRAGVVVSLGRKLLQLVGPGVPDTYQGTEFLDFSLVDPDNRRFVDYTARLRGEGAPEDVDKQRIVREALTLRRERPELFLEGGYEAVFAEGAASRHVVAMARVRERAPQVIALATREPLTLERSGGWRDTTVTLPEGIWTDRLTGREFSGTVAVARLCADLPAVLLTM, from the coding sequence GTGAAGCGCCCCATCACCTCCACTTACCGCCTCCAGTTGCGCGGGCCTCGCGCCGACGAGCAGGGCCGCACGTTCGGCTTTGCCGAGGCCGCGGAGCTTGTGCCCTACCTCGCAGACCTTGGAGTATCGCACCTCTACCTCTCCCCGATCTTCGCCGCCGCGCCCGAGTCCAACCACAACTACGACGTGATCGACCCGACCGTGGTCAACCCAGAACTCGGCGGCATCGACGGGCTGCGGTTGTTGGCCCGCACCGCGCACGACGCCGGGCTGGGATTGGTGGTGGACATCGTACCCAACCACCTCGGCGTGGAGGTGCCCAGGCGAAACCGGTGGTGGTGGGACGTACTCACCCACGGCCAATCCTCCGAGTACGCGCGCTTTTTCGACATCGACTGGGCAGCCGACAACGGCGCCGACGGCAAGCTTGGGCTGCCGGTGCTCGGCGCGCCCGGTGACACGGACGCGCTGCATCTTGAGCACATCGACGGCGAGGACGTACTCACCTACTACGACCACGTCTTTCCGCTGTGCCCCGGCACATACACCGACCTCAACGATGACCCGGCGGCCGTCCACGAGCGCCAGCACTACCGTCTGATGTACTGGCGCGACGGCATCATCTCCTACCGGCGGTTCTTTTCCATCAACGGGCTCGCCGGCGTGCGCCAAGAGGACGAGGACGTCTTCGACGCCACGCATGTAAAGCTGGGTGAGCTCGTGCGCGAGGGGCTTATCGACGGCGTCCGCGTCGACCACCCCGACGGCCTGACCGACCCCTTCGGCTACCTCACCCGACTGCGCGAGCTGGTCGGGCACGACACGTGGTTGATTGTGGAGAAGATCCTGGCGGTGGACGAGCCGTTGGATCCGCGGTTGGGCATCGACGGCACCACCGGCTACGACGCGCTGCGCGAGTTCGACGGGATCTTCGTGCGCCCGGACAGCGCCGAGGCCTTGGGCGAGACTGCCCGCCATTACTCCGGCTCCACCTGGGACGCGCGGGCCGTGGAGGAATCCGAGTGGGCGCTGAAAGCCCGGGTGGCCGAAGAGGAGCTCGCCGCTGAGGTGCGCAGGCTGGTGCGCGCGGTGCGGCGCGACACCCTCACCACTGCAGCGCGCCAGGTCAGCGACGCGCAGGTGAGCGAGGTGCTGGTGGAGCTGATCTCCCGAATGCCCGTCTACCGCGCCGACTATCGCAGTCTGTCCCGGGTGGGCGCCACCGTCGTGGCGCAGCTGGCGCAAGCAACGTCGCAGCCGGCCGCGCTCGACATCGTTGCAGCCGCCTTGGCCGCCCACGGCGAGGCGGCTCAGCGCTTCGCCCAGGTCTGCGGCGCCGTGATGGCGAAAGGTGTGGAGGACACGTTGTTCTACCGCGCCTGCCGGCTGGTGGCGCTGCAGGAAGTCGGCGGCGCGCCCGGCCGCTTCGGTGTGAGTCCTGCCGAGTTTCACCTGCTGCAGGACGAGCGGGCCCGACTGTGGCCGCGCAGCATGACTGCCCTGACCACACACGACACCAAACGCAGCGAGGACACCCGCGCGCGGATGCTGTGCATCGCGGAGGTGCCCGGCGAGTTCGCTCAGCTGGTCCGCGATGTGTTCGCGCTTGCCTCCCCGCCGGATCACGCCACCGGCTACTTCCTCATCCAAAACCTCCTCGGCGCGTGGCCGCGTAACGGCGAGGTCACCTCCGAGTTCGTGGACAGGATGAAGGCGTACGCGGTGAAGGCGGCGCGCGAGGCGGACGTGCTAACCAGCTGGTACGACAACGACCTGGACTACGAGGCCCAGCTCACCGAGTGGATCGGCCAGATCACCCACGGGCCGGCCGCCCGCATGCTGGCCGACTTTGCCTTGACGCTGGACCGGGCCGGCGTGGTGGTGTCGCTGGGCCGCAAGCTGCTTCAGTTGGTCGGCCCCGGCGTCCCGGACACGTACCAAGGCACCGAGTTTCTCGACTTTTCCCTGGTGGATCCTGATAACCGCAGGTTCGTGGACTACACGGCGCGATTGCGGGGTGAGGGCGCACCGGAGGACGTCGATAAGCAACGCATTGTGCGAGAAGCACTGACCCTACGGCGCGAACGGCCTGAGCTCTTCCTCGAGGGCGGCTACGAAGCGGTCTTCGCCGAAGGCGCAGCGAGCAGGCACGTGGTGGCCATGGCGCGTGTGCGCGAGCGCGCACCGCAGGTCATCGCCCTTGCTACCCGCGAGCCGCTGACCCTGGAACGCTCCGGCGGTTGGCGCGACACCACCGTCACCCTGCCGGAGGGGATCTGGACAGATCGGTTAACCGGCCGCGAGTTCTCGGGAACCGTGGCGGTGGCGCGCCTGTGCGCCGACCTGCCCGCTGTGCTGTTGACCATGTAA
- a CDS encoding GTP pyrophosphokinase, whose amino-acid sequence MSTDKHPAKGRKARNKVVDDTIARLGSTYFAWVREHEDAATTFRHALHELMRDAGVNFDRVDARVKSWTSLKEKARKVRGDGEMVYPDPWHDIKDIVGARVTVLHSTEIPAVQRLLADQFEVLRSVDKAEETRVAGGFGYGSHHMVVRVQEQSEGLEEFVGQVFEVQIRTVLQHAWAEFEHDIRYKRATENLNPQVDRAFTLAAGLIELADQQFDQIAALANPDAPDDKVNTEVDAEISPETLPGILTVLLGNQFPLSRAGDYRFCTELLRAHGIEHVSDVAELTNPADIEAISNSLSYPFVPGQVRIVDDLLLNRYGTEHIERTWDAGNRPQVRRKRLTNRLAQLRGE is encoded by the coding sequence ATGAGCACTGACAAGCACCCCGCCAAGGGCCGCAAGGCCCGCAACAAGGTGGTGGACGACACTATCGCGCGCCTCGGGTCGACCTACTTCGCCTGGGTGCGCGAGCACGAGGACGCCGCGACGACGTTCCGTCACGCCCTGCACGAACTCATGCGCGACGCCGGCGTGAACTTCGACCGTGTGGATGCGCGCGTGAAGTCGTGGACGTCGCTGAAGGAAAAGGCCCGCAAGGTCCGCGGTGACGGTGAGATGGTCTACCCCGACCCGTGGCACGACATCAAGGACATCGTCGGCGCGCGCGTCACCGTGCTGCACTCCACCGAAATCCCGGCCGTGCAGCGGCTTTTGGCGGACCAATTCGAGGTCCTGCGCAGCGTGGACAAAGCCGAAGAAACACGCGTGGCCGGCGGATTCGGCTACGGCTCGCACCACATGGTGGTTCGCGTGCAGGAGCAGTCCGAGGGGCTGGAGGAGTTTGTCGGGCAGGTCTTCGAGGTGCAAATCCGCACCGTCCTGCAGCACGCGTGGGCGGAGTTCGAGCACGACATCCGCTACAAGCGCGCCACCGAGAATCTTAACCCGCAGGTAGATCGCGCCTTTACCCTCGCCGCCGGCCTCATCGAGCTGGCGGACCAGCAGTTCGATCAGATTGCGGCGCTGGCGAACCCGGACGCCCCGGACGACAAGGTCAACACCGAGGTCGACGCCGAGATATCTCCGGAGACGCTGCCCGGCATCCTCACCGTCTTGTTGGGCAACCAGTTCCCGCTGTCGCGGGCGGGTGATTACCGCTTCTGCACGGAACTGCTGCGCGCCCACGGCATCGAGCACGTCTCGGACGTGGCGGAGCTGACCAATCCGGCGGACATCGAGGCGATTTCCAACTCGCTGTCCTACCCCTTCGTGCCGGGCCAGGTGCGCATCGTGGATGATTTGTTGCTCAACCGCTACGGCACCGAGCACATTGAGCGCACCTGGGATGCCGGAAACCGCCCGCAGGTGCGGCGCAAGCGTCTGACTAACCGCCTGGCGCAGCTGCGCGGCGAGTAG
- a CDS encoding RNA-binding S4 domain-containing protein produces the protein MTQPTAAAVRIDVWLWAVRIFKTRSLAAEAVRAGHVKIDGKAVKPAQQVVPGETVRVWKDHREFILEVAATVSKRVGAPIARSCYIDHSPPPPPRELFAAPPVRERGTGRPTKKERRQTDRLLGRRK, from the coding sequence TTGACGCAGCCAACCGCGGCGGCGGTGCGCATCGACGTGTGGCTTTGGGCCGTGCGCATTTTCAAAACCCGCAGCCTGGCCGCCGAGGCGGTGCGCGCCGGCCACGTCAAAATCGACGGCAAAGCGGTGAAACCCGCCCAGCAGGTGGTGCCGGGGGAGACGGTGCGTGTGTGGAAGGACCACCGCGAATTCATCCTCGAAGTGGCGGCGACCGTGAGCAAACGCGTCGGCGCGCCCATCGCGCGCTCCTGCTACATCGACCACTCGCCGCCGCCCCCGCCGCGCGAACTGTTCGCCGCTCCGCCTGTGCGCGAGCGCGGCACAGGCAGGCCCACCAAGAAGGAGCGGCGCCAAACCGACCGGCTTCTGGGCCGGCGCAAGTAG
- a CDS encoding YigZ family protein has product MQQSYTRPADTLATHEIEIKRSRFICWVARAETEAQAREVINAAREQYPDARHHCSAFIVHQDGAQPIERSSDDGEPSGTAGKPMLEVLKGSGLKDVVAVVIRYFGGVKLGTGGLVSAYTQSVSLTLEHVERVTREVRELGTVDFPHAEAGRIGAELRTAGVDVVDVAYGRAATYTLAFAPGEREHIDALLAAATHGGAEMKEAGQHWVERSQ; this is encoded by the coding sequence ATGCAGCAGTCGTACACCCGCCCCGCCGACACCCTGGCCACCCACGAGATCGAGATCAAACGCTCGCGCTTCATCTGCTGGGTGGCGCGGGCAGAAACAGAAGCGCAGGCCCGCGAGGTGATCAACGCAGCCCGCGAGCAGTACCCGGACGCGCGCCACCACTGCTCCGCGTTCATCGTGCACCAAGACGGCGCACAGCCCATCGAGCGCTCCTCCGACGACGGCGAGCCCTCCGGCACCGCCGGCAAACCCATGCTCGAAGTGCTCAAAGGCTCCGGGCTCAAAGACGTCGTCGCTGTGGTGATCCGCTACTTCGGCGGCGTCAAGCTGGGCACCGGTGGCCTGGTCAGCGCCTACACACAGTCCGTCTCGCTCACACTCGAGCACGTCGAACGCGTCACCCGCGAAGTGCGTGAGCTGGGCACGGTGGACTTCCCGCACGCCGAGGCAGGGAGAATCGGAGCGGAGCTGCGCACCGCCGGCGTCGACGTGGTCGATGTCGCCTACGGCCGCGCCGCCACCTACACCCTCGCGTTCGCGCCGGGGGAGCGCGAGCACATCGACGCATTGCTGGCCGCCGCCACCCACGGCGGGGCCGAGATGAAAGAGGCCGGCCAGCACTGGGTCGAACGCAGCCAATAA
- the ilvA gene encoding threonine ammonia-lyase IlvA has translation MRTATPEDSDDAFDAVHAADIRFAQGRISSVISPTPLQYCPRLSEKYGVEVYLKREDLQDVRSYKIRGAYFAITQLGPEERAAGVGAASAGNHAQGVAYACRAMGMKGKIFVPKPTPKQKRDRIRVHGGDAIELVVTGNTFDEAAQAAREDAQARGATVIEPFDSRNTVTGQGTVAAEIVAQLASMGKEVDTVLVPVGGGGLISGVLSYLADMSPATKVVGVEPSGAASLSAASNAGEPVTLETIDPFVDGAAVKRIGDVPWRIFNAHRDATSLYTADEGAVCTEMLELYQNEGIIAEPAGALSVAGLGLAQLEPGSTAVCIISGGNNDVLRYAEVMERSLVHRGLRHYFLVNFPQEAGQLRHFLNDILGEEDDIVLFEYLKKNNRETGAALVGLELAHAEDLQPLLERMDASAIGCRRLEPGTPEYDYIVAG, from the coding sequence ATGCGCACAGCCACCCCAGAAGATTCCGACGACGCCTTCGATGCTGTCCACGCCGCGGACATTCGTTTCGCGCAGGGCCGGATCTCCTCGGTGATTTCTCCGACGCCGCTGCAGTACTGCCCGCGATTGTCGGAAAAGTACGGCGTGGAGGTCTACCTCAAGCGAGAGGACCTGCAGGACGTGCGCTCCTACAAGATCCGCGGCGCGTACTTCGCCATCACGCAGCTGGGGCCCGAGGAACGCGCCGCCGGCGTGGGCGCGGCGTCTGCGGGCAACCACGCCCAGGGCGTGGCCTACGCGTGCCGCGCAATGGGCATGAAGGGCAAAATCTTCGTGCCCAAGCCCACCCCGAAGCAGAAGCGCGACCGCATCCGCGTGCACGGAGGCGACGCGATCGAGCTCGTGGTTACGGGCAACACCTTCGACGAGGCCGCGCAGGCGGCCCGAGAGGACGCGCAAGCGCGCGGCGCGACCGTGATCGAACCGTTCGATTCCCGCAACACCGTCACCGGCCAGGGCACCGTCGCCGCGGAGATCGTGGCGCAGCTGGCCAGCATGGGCAAGGAAGTGGACACCGTGCTCGTGCCCGTGGGCGGCGGCGGGCTCATCTCCGGCGTGCTTTCCTACCTGGCGGACATGTCGCCGGCGACAAAGGTGGTGGGGGTGGAACCGTCAGGTGCTGCGTCGCTAAGCGCTGCAAGCAACGCCGGCGAGCCCGTGACGCTGGAGACGATCGACCCCTTCGTCGACGGCGCCGCAGTCAAGCGCATCGGCGACGTGCCGTGGCGCATCTTCAACGCCCACCGCGACGCGACGTCGCTGTACACAGCCGACGAGGGCGCGGTGTGCACCGAGATGCTCGAGCTGTACCAAAACGAAGGCATCATCGCCGAGCCTGCCGGCGCGCTGTCTGTCGCCGGGCTGGGGCTGGCGCAGCTGGAGCCCGGCTCGACCGCAGTGTGCATCATCTCCGGCGGCAACAACGACGTGCTGCGCTACGCCGAGGTGATGGAACGCTCGCTCGTGCACCGGGGTCTGCGCCACTACTTCCTGGTCAACTTCCCGCAGGAAGCCGGGCAGCTGCGTCACTTCCTCAACGACATCTTGGGCGAAGAAGACGACATCGTGCTGTTCGAGTACCTGAAAAAGAACAACCGCGAAACCGGCGCGGCGCTGGTGGGGCTCGAGCTCGCCCACGCCGAGGACCTCCAGCCGCTGCTGGAGCGCATGGACGCCTCCGCGATCGGCTGCCGCCGCCTGGAACCGGGCACGCCGGAATACGACTACATCGTGGCGGGCTAA